One segment of Salvelinus alpinus chromosome 1, SLU_Salpinus.1, whole genome shotgun sequence DNA contains the following:
- the LOC139539812 gene encoding stonustoxin subunit beta-like, whose product MTQVARLSRCLVTEEGCASLVSALRSNPSHLRELDLSYNHPGDSGVRLLSAGLEDPHCRLEKLNVEHGGEYTMKPGLRKYVCDLTLDPNTVNRHLSLSEENRKVTWRREKQPYPDHPERFEDREQVLCREGLTGRCYWEVEWSGKRPVIGVTYKGISRRGRGDNCRIGHNDKSWSLFCSQNRYTAWHNNNDTTIDVPSSGSHRVGVYLDWPAGTLSFYRASSDTLTHLITFTSTFIEPLYPGFRVYDDYSSDTYTYTHTHTQSCICNHFRTPHKYIPVEDPAF is encoded by the exons atgactcaagtagcaag gctgtcacgctgtctagtcacagaggaaggctgtgcttctctggtctcagctctgaggtcaaacccctcacacctgagagagctggacctgagctacaatcacccaggagactcaggagtcagactgctctctgctggactggaggatccacactgcagactggagaaactcaa tgtggaacatggtggagagtacacaatgaaacctgggcttagaaaat atgtctgtgatctcacactggacccaaacacagtaaacagacacctctctctgtctgaggagaacagaaaggtgacatggaggagagagaagcagccgtatcctgatcacccagagagatttgaGGACCGTGAACAAGTGCTatgtagagagggtctgactgggcgctgttactgggaggtagagtggagtgggaAAAGACCTGTtataggagtgacatataaaggaatcAGCAGGAGAGGAAGGGGTGATAACTGTAGGATTGGACACAATGACAAGTCCTGGAGTCTGTTCTGCTCTCAAAACAGATACACTGCCTGGCACAATAATAATGACACTACCATAGACGTCCCCTCCTCCGGCtcccacagagtaggagtgtatctggactggccagccggcactctgtccttctatagagcctcctctgacacactgacccacctgatcacattcacctccacattcattgagcccctctatccagggtttaGGGTTTATGATGATTACTCCtcagacacatacacatacacacacacacacacacagtcttgtatttGTAACCATTTTAGGACTCCTCACAAATACATACCTGTTGAGGACCCTGCTTTCTAG